From the genome of Biomphalaria glabrata chromosome 17, xgBioGlab47.1, whole genome shotgun sequence, one region includes:
- the LOC106073727 gene encoding uncharacterized protein LOC106073727, whose amino-acid sequence MWLALVDFLCTISVFFFQIVHCQNGFCKNVEMFQSVTLDCEQEATSTDRFILWRYLNGSGSAETGAVNCFFNETCSVIDSSLFAVTDLSSSTRAKTQLTMKNATADQSGWAITCYVLDFLKDLSVSLNYNLLVYKSPTVECTSRITNASTVKFSCIVLDVYPKRILCLFSCDHSEHQNISMQVTDYSTYSQSNFSCQHSLPLKSYDCKVSVLAIEALNDCNYSFELYNVSSYVAETVPNLNVDISKHTQHLETADFGLDKSYLISIAVAIVVIPVSICTLYMVIRQRRRNIMHYNSRSITPIPEYIQQNTSHELVSAGNTTYSSDDCEEWCMDDVSNIYTNIVSEHDLNENDRMDEPSTLPFQVDNADGNAEINAFSMDMSLSAPPPVPHTSLKNVQAASHTKSLGQWCSRSRELIEENTQLLKINCDHAIAKPSSRYQKINSVVETSHREFPKPLIKDFDGPYSHENSRSISSLSDCSCQSVTSKKSRDQGKNSCNCLGVSNRSVDKHCRRKHTIQERDASKRQQEIVFNKRFGHNKQKKRPCQHNDHRSSGQYSAVDVSETCCSPHRVQITPVKDHCCQCSEFQRQERQRESTHFIGRHCHRNVTNNDNDHPCRHRKYPDENFHGGISKDGAKRFHEHISSADLTKLRSDDEYTDNDHYPLDDFDIYPVYIQKPPLKRDTGQVGSNITFKDNTQCRSDDHERITISGYDAGQCSKTVKHSESGHSGHCCEEQAQLYIDPCLSQSSSARSSSSESNAYTAYTSREEVSISERTDLLHCSPDVS is encoded by the exons ATGTGGCTCGCTCTGGTTGACTTTCTCTGCACCATTTCTGTTTTCTTCTTCCAAATTGTCCATTGCCAGAATGGGTTTTGTAAAAACGTGGAGATGTTTCAAAGCGTGACATTGGACTGTGAACAGGAAGCGACATCAACGGACAG GTTTATACTCTGGAGATACTTAAATGGCTCTGGGTCCGCAGAAACAGGCGCAGTAAACTGCTTCTTCAATGAGACATGCAGCGTCATCGACTCCAGCCTCTTCGCTGTCACTGACCTGTCCAGTTCCACACGGGCCAAAACCCAACTAACCATGAAAAACGCAACCGCAGATCAAAGCGGTTGGGCCATAACCTGCTATGTGTTGGATTTTCTGAAAGATCTTTCGGTCTCTCTGAATTACAATCTCCTGGTATACAAGTCGCCAACAGTGGAATGCACCTCTAGGATAACCAACGCTTCGACTGTGAAATTTAGCTGTATAGTGCTAGACGTGTACCCAAAGAGGATCCTTTGCCTATTCTCATGTGACCATTCTGAACACCAAAACATTTCGATGCAGGTTACAGACTACTCCACCTATTCACAATCAAATTTTTCATGTCAGCATTCTCTCCCTTTGAAAAGCTATGACTGTAAAGTGTCGGTTCTTGCCATAGAAGCACTGAATGATTGTAACTACAGTTTTGAGTTATACAATGTGTCTTCCTATGTGGCTGAAACTGtgccaaatttaaatgtagataTTTCTAAACATACTCAGCACTTAGAAACGGCCGATTTTGGTTTGGACAAAAGCTACTTAATTTCTATAGCAGTTGCCATTGTCGTCATTCCGGTCAGTATCTGCACCCTGTATATGGTCATACGACAGCGGCGTAGAAATATTATGCATTACAATAGTCGGTCCATTACACCGATTCCGGAGTACATCCAACAAAATACTAGCCACGAGTTGGTGTCAGCGGGCAACACAACTTACAGCTCGGACGACTGTGAAGAGTGGTGTATGGATGACGTCTCTAACATCTACACCAACATCGTTTCCGAGCACGACCTGAACGAAAATGACCGCATGGATGAGCCCTCTACACTTCCGTTCCAGGTGGACAATGCAGATGGGAACGCTGAGATTAATGCTTTCAGCATGGACATGTCATTAAGCGCACCTCCGCCCGTGCCTCACACTAGTTTGAAAAATGTCCAGGCAGCCTCGCACACGAAATCGCTTGGTCAATGGTGCAGCAGATCAAGGGAACTAATCGAAGAAAATACtcaattgttaaaaataaactgtGACCATGCGATCGCTAAACCTTCCTCTAGGTATCAGAAAATAAACTCCGTCGTTGAAACCAGCCATCGGGAATTTCCAAAGCCTTTGATAAAGGATTTTGATGGGCCATATAGTCACGAAAACTCCAGAAGCATTTCCAGCCTTTCTGATTGCTCGTGCCAAAGTGTAACATCAAAAAAATCTCGAGATCAAGGAAAGAATTCATGCAATTGTCTTGGTGTTAGCAACAGAAGCGTCGACAAACATTGCAGGCGTAAACATACAATTCAGGAAAGAGACGCTTCCAAACGCCAACaagaaattgtttttaataaacGTTTCGGTCACAATAAACAAAAGAAACGTCCCTGTCAGCATAATGACCATCGCTCCAGTGGGCAGTATTCTGCAGTCGATGTGTCAGAAACGTGTTGCAGCCCCCATAGAGTCCAGATAACGCCAGTCAAGGACCATTGCTGCCAATGCTCCGAGTTTCAAAGACAGGAACGTCAGCGAGAAAGCACTCATTTCATAGGTCGCCATTGCCATAGAAACGTTACAAACAATGATAATGATCATCCCTGTCGGCATAGGAAATACCCGGATGAGAATTTTCACGGAGGAATATCAAAGGACGGCGCGAAGCGTTTCCATGAGCATATCAGCAGTGCAGATCTAACCAAACTCCGTTCAGACGACGAATATACTGATAATGACCATTATCCTTTAGATGATTTCGATATTTACCCTGTTTATATTCAAAAACCTCCATTAAAGAGAGATACCGGCCAGGTTGGTagtaacattacatttaaagacaaTACGCAATGCCGATCAGATGACCACGAAAGGATTACTATCAGTGGATATGATGCCGGACAGTGCTCTAAAACGGTCAAACATTCTGAAAGCGGTCACTCTGGCCACTGCTGTGAAGAGCAGGCGCAACTCTATATTGACCCATGCTTGTCCCAATCATCCAGCGCGAGGTCTAGCAGTAGCGAGAGCAATGCTTACACAGCATACACTAGCCGCGAGGAAGTCTCTATTAGCGAGCGAACAGATTTACTGCACTGCTCACCTGATGTTTCATGA